One window from the genome of Oncorhynchus gorbuscha isolate QuinsamMale2020 ecotype Even-year unplaced genomic scaffold, OgorEven_v1.0 Un_scaffold_1732, whole genome shotgun sequence encodes:
- the LOC124023949 gene encoding NADH-ubiquinone oxidoreductase chain 4-like: protein MKCKAVIKVLYLKVLYLKVLYLKVLYLFLKVLYLKVLYLKVLYLFLKVLYLKVLYLYLKVLYLFLKVLFLKLLFLKVLFLKVLFLKVFYLFLKVLYLYLKVLYLKVLYLYLKVLYVFLKVLFLKVLFLKVFYLFLKVFYLFLKVLYLFLKVLYLKVLYLKVLYLKVLYLFLKVLYLFLKVLYLKVLYLKVLFLKVLFLKVLFLKVFYLFLKVLYLKVLYLFLKVLFLKVLYLKVLYLFLKVLYLKVLYLFLKVLYLKVLYLKVLYLFLKVLFLKVLFLKVLFLKVFYLFLKVLYLKVLYLYLKVLYLKVLYLYLKVLYLFLKVLFLKVLFLKVLFLKVFYLFLKVLYLKVFYLFLKVLYLKVLYLKVLYLKVLYLFLKVLYLKVLYLKVLFLKVLFLKVLFLKVFYLKVLYLKVLYLFLKVLFLKVLFLKVLYLKVLYLKVLFLKVLYLKVLYLKVLYLKVLFRQTQFLCVSCKFSNLGPDLLVLLSQ, encoded by the exons GTGCTTTACCTGAAGGTGCTTTACCTGAAGGTGCTTTACCTGAAGGTGCTTTACCTTTTCCTGAAGGTGCTTTACCTGAAGGTGCTTTACCTGAAGGTGCTTTACCTTTTCCTGAAGGTGCTTTACCTGAAGGTGCTTTACCTTTACCTGAAGGTGCTTTACCTTTTCCTGAAGGTGCTTTTCCTAAAGCTGCTTTtcctaaaggtgcttttcctgaAGGTGCTATTCCTGAAGGTGTTTTACCTTTTCCTGAAGGTGCTTTACCTTTACCTGAAGGTGCTTTACCTGAAGGTGCTTTACCTTTACCTGAAGGTGCTTTACGTTTTCCTGAAGGTGCTTTtcctaaaggtgcttttcctgaAGGTGTTTTACCTTTTCCTGAAGGTGTTTTACCTTTTCCTGAAGGTGCTTTACCTTTTCCTGAAGGTGCTTTACCTGAAGGTGCTTTACCTGAAAGTGCTTTACCTGAAGGTGCTTTACCTTTTCCTGAAGGTGCTTTACCTTTTCCTGAAGGTGCTTTACCTGAAGGTGCTTTACCTGAAGGTGCTTTtcctaaaggtgcttttcctgaAGGTGCTTTTCCTGAAGGTGTTTTACCTTTTCCTGAAGGTGCTTTACCTGAAGGTGCTTTACCTTTTCCTGAAGGTGCTTTTCCTGAAGGTGCTTTACCTGAAGGTGCTTTACCTTTTCCTGAAGGTGCTTTACCTGAAGGTGCTTTACCTTTTCCTGAAGGTGCTTTACCTGAAGGTGCTTTACCTGAAGGTGCTTTACCTTTTCCTGAAGGTGCTTTtcctaaaggtgcttttcctgaAGGTGCTTTTCCTGAAGGTGTTTTACCTTTTCCTGAAGGTGCTTTACCTGAAGGTGCTTTACCTTTACCTGAAGGTGCTTTACCTGAAGGTGCTTTACCTTTACCTGAAGGTGCTTTACCTTTTCCTGAAGGTGCTTTtcctaaaggtgcttttcctgaAGGTGCTTTTCCTGAAGGTGTTTTACCTTTTCCTGAAGGTGCTTTACCTGAAGGTGTTTTACCTTTTCCTGAAGGTGCTTTACCTGAAGGTGCTTTACCTGAAGGTGCTTTACCTGAAGGTGCTTTACCTTTTCCTGAAGGTGCTTTACCTGAAGGTGCTTTACCTGAAGGTGCTTTtcctaaaggtgcttttcctgaAGGTGCTTTTCCtgaaggtgttttacctgaaGGTGCTTTACCTGAAGGTGCTTTACCTTTTCCTGAAGGTGCTTTTCCTGAAGGTGCTTTTCCTGAAGGTGCTTTACCTGAAGGTGCTTTACCTGAAGGTGCTTTTCCTGAAGGTGCTTTACCTGAAGGTGCTTTACCTGAAGGTGCTTTACCTGAAGGTGCTTTTTCGTCA AACACAGTTCCTCTGTGTGAGCTGCAAGTTCTCCAACCTGGgcccagatctgttggtgctgttGAGCCAATAG